ttcaagttacagtttttacatttgatcagctcttgctttccctgggaattgaacccatgatcttggcgttgctagcgccatgctctactatttgagctacaggaaagccctgtagctcaaatagtagattTAAACATGGTAAAAGGAATTGATCGGTGTATGCGAGGGACAGGATTTGTTAGACTAATTGGCTGAAGGTCAGGTCCACAATGCAGCTTATTTTGTTCttcacactctcagaaataaaggtacaaaagctgtcactggggtggtaccttttcaaaaggtacatgcttgtacctaaagggtccattttggtactttaaaggaacatattagtacttaaagtgtacatatttgaacctaataggtacaaaagtgtaccttttgaaaaggtaccgccccagtgacagcttttgtacctttatttctgagagtgcatggCCAAGAACTTTTAAGGGTGTGTTTATTGGAAATGGACCAAAGAGAGTGGGGAGTGTTGAATACGCAGTGATTTATAACATCATTAGTTTAACCAATTAGAAACTAGATAGAGGGTTAAGCTCACTCCTTTTCATGTCCACTGCCCTCCTGAGGTGAAAGTAGCAGTTGGACGACTCCAAAGGATTTACAGGACAAAAATCAATTAGAGGTAAGCAATGAAAACATCACATCTAGCCATAATTTGATTTGTGATCATGTTAATAGATGTTAATTGACAGTTAGTCATCTGAATCTTGAATTTGATATAGAAAAACCTTACTCGTTTGGTCATTTCTTTCTAAAATCCAGCAGAGAGGATCTGTGTGAGCAGCCATGGACGGGAGTCTGTTTGTGCTGCTTGTGTTGTCAGGTTGGTGTGGTCGTTTATAATCTGTATTGATGATGATGTGCTCATGTATTGATGGTTTAACATCTTAATGTGAACAGGGCTCTTCTGGAGCAGTTCTGCTCTTTCTCGTCAGTACCACTATATAAATGCGAGCATGTCGTGGCCAGAGGCTCAGAGTTACTGCAGAGAGAGATTCACCGATCTGGCTACTGTAGACAGCATTGCTGATGTGAACAGGCTGGTAAATATAGTGGATGCTGGATACAATGGATCAGTGTGGATTGGACTGAAGAAGGGGACACAGAAACGCTGGGGTTGGTCTAACGGAGATGCATTCGGACAGTACAGTAACTGGCTCAGCGGTGAACCACAGAGTGCAAACGACTGTGCTATGCTTGGAGTAAATACATGGAGGAGTTATGGATGCTCATATTCCACTTGCTTTTCATGTTACAATGGTGAGGTAAGAgtttatgtgaataaatatattgtttaggtgaaaataaagttgagatctgatttaattttttttttcacttcttCATAGAAAGCACTGGACACCTCAGGATAGATTTGTCAATGAATTGGACTGATGCTCAGAGCTACTGCAGAATGCATCACACAGATCTGTCCACCATGCACAACAGAGAGGATTCGTCTCGTGTACATAAACTTGTTATATATCCAGAGATTATATGGTTTGGTCTGTTCCAGGACTCTTGGGAATGGTCTGACAACTGTAGCCGCTTCTTCAGATACTGGGCAGCAGGTCAACCATCCCAGAGTTCAGGATCTGGTGACTGTGTTGGCATGTCAAGAAATAATTCTGGGAAATGGGCTCAACACAGCTGTGATCTACGGCAGCCTTTTGTCTGCCATGGAGGTGAGTTTCCCCAGTTCACAGAAGCagattattcaaataaaaggtttttaaatcactcttgaaacaaatattacaaacaaCTGTGATatgtttacatgtattttatatgttGAGGATGACTTTAGCTGTGTATTTCTCTAGATGAAAAGTTTGCTAGAAAACAGACTGTCAAACTGAAATTGTCCTGTAATGGAAAATGCGCATTGAATGATCGTTCAGTACAGACGGCCATTCTGAATGAGGTTTGTATCTGCCTTTAACACTGTGTGTAGTGTCATTGTCAAATTCTGGTGCAGAGTATGTACTGGGTTTTAGGAAAACAATAATGtgttaaaatacattacattacagcTAGCCAGCACTACTCATATCATCAATATTGTTGCAACTTAAGCTTAATGTTGATATGTAGCCTGacatgatttttcatttttttttttttaatatatttctttctTGCTGGTCTTCCAGATAAGTGAAAAGCTGAAGAGCATGGGGCTGGGAAATGACAGCAAAATAAGCTGGAGAAGGGTTGAAGGTGAAGAGGTGTTTCATGAAGAGATCAACCGTATGCccaattctaataatatatgtAGAGGACCGTAATCTTCAGTGTAAATCTTTTAAAGTAAACTATAAAATAGACTTAAAGAATGTAAAGTTAAGTTTGAACTATATTGTTTAGAGGAAATGGGAAATAGTAGTAGAAattcatgaaatttaaaaatcatgAATGGTCATATTATGTAAGTTTTAGTTCAGTAATTACTGTACATTAATGAATCTAACTTAACTTTAACTACAAACAGTTGCATTCTTACAATAATAAACCTTTCTTTGACTAAATTTACCCAATTTAATGCTCTCTTTTTTCTAAAATCATTAAAAGTATAAATAGGACCTTTCAGATATGTAATCTAGTGATTATCTGTATTTGATATGTACTGTAATGACATTCTACGTTTTGAAGGGAATTAGCATATTATTCCCATTTTCATGATTGCTAGATATAATACAATGATGTGTATGCAGTACATTTTATGCTTTTGATTATGCCCAAAAGTATTTGAGGGAAATCAAATTTGCGTTGTAAAATCTGGAGGACTAAAGGATCGGATTGATTTCATTATGGAATTAACACTTTTCACATTTAGACTAACTAATAATAGTGAATGTATGGCGGAAAAAGTTTATTCTGATTCTGCCCAATAAATTACTAGCATGGAGCATgaaattattttagatttactGAGGGTTAGATTATTCAGtgtcaaaatatcttctataTCAAGATGAGACATTTAGGACAAGATGTTCTGCCCAGTGACAACATGCAAACATGTCTTCAATGAAAATGAGTTCTTTGAATATCAAAATGAATCAtgtcttttgaaaaaaaaaatttgcatataattttattatgttatgCCTACATGTGGACAAAAGCATTAAATGCAACAATGTTCTTttggtaaacaaataaacattttagtttgCTCTCCTGTTTCATCAGGAGAGCAAACATACGGTGAGCTCAAATAGTAAATGTAATAAACAGTAATCTGTGTACCTCTTTAAAGTGAACTTTTTAAAACAACTTATCCTGAATGATCCTAACTTAAACTACAAAATAGCTGCATTCTTAAgccaaatgtataattacattttcatgtGCACGCTATGCGTACAGTGCACATTAATCTAATTGCATCATCTGCATAGTACTCATACTGCAAattaactattttattaaataaaacattaaataaagaaGTAAACTGCAGTTGAAATCTTCCAGGGTATGTAGAGAGGGGTTTGAGCTAGTGTGTGCGATATGTAAAGtatgataatattatttttataatagatTTCATTAAAATCGAATTTAAATCAAATCGTGCATTTTCCCCATTTTCAAGTGATGCCTAGATATGCCAAAATGTGTAATTTGGTTTTAAAAGTGATGACTAATAGTATgacttaaatataatattttttgtatgcCTTTAACATTTGAGATGTAAAAGCTTGAAAATAAGTTTAATAGAAAACTCCTtaattgattgttttatttattagtatttctTTTACAAAGTACTATTGTTGACTACCTGAACAATGCACATTGCTTATTTCATTTCAAGGGCAAACAAACCACAATGGCTACTGAAACAGTGTTGTGATTGTCTAGACCTTCGCTACAGTACAACtcgtaataatttagaaaacatttttttattcgtagtaataatcataatatcCATAGTTCACGATGTCAACATATTTTCTAGATGGGCTTTTGGGCACAAGATGTTGTGATCAGCAACAATGTGCTGAAACAGCAATGAAAATTAGCTATTTGAATATCAAAGTTATTCATGTTTTGTcatcacaaaaaaacagcatgattGACCGTGTTAGACATGTATACAGGCAAAAGCATTTAATTCTAAACTGTTCTTTacgaaatgcctttaactgaaaatttagtgtttaatctttgatactgtaaagtgctttgacacaatctgtattgttaaaagcgctatataaataaaggtgacaaCTTTACATGAACAGATAGACTTTTACTTTCAGAGAATAGTGACATGTTATGGTGCAGACTGAACCTCCTCATCTCATtctaaatacaggtgcatctcaaaacatttaaatatcttgaaaaagttcattttttcttgtaacttactgtatttcaaaaagtgaaactttcatatattctatattcattacatgtaaattaaaacatttcaaaagttttgttttgttttcattttgatgatgaGAGCGTACAGCTCATGAAAgacaaaaatccagtatctcaaaatattagaatatttacatttgagtttcattaaatgaccatccctacagtataaactccgggtatctcttgttctttgaaaccacaataatggggaagactgctgacttggcaatggtccagaagactaTCAtcgacaccctccacaaagaggtcattactgaaaggggtggctgttcacagagtgctgtatcaaagcatattaaatgcaaagttgactggaaggaagaaattgggtagaAAAAGgtgatgaccgcaagcttgagaatactgtcaagcaaagctgattcagacacttgggagagcttcacaaggagtggactgaagctggagtcagtgcatcaagagtcaccacgctcagacatcttcaggaaaagggctaccaagccacttctgaaacagaaataatGTCAGAAACATTTTACCTGGGctacagagaaaaataaatggaCTGTtgtcagtggtccaaagtccttttttcagataaaagtaaattttgcatttcatttggaaatcaaggtctggagtctggaggaagactggagaggcacagaatccaagctgcttgaagtcaaGTGTGAAGTCtctgaagtcagtgatgatttggggtgctgtgacgtctgctggtgttggtccattgtgtttcatcaagtccaaagtcataccatagccgtataccaggagattttggagcactttatgcttccatctgctgacaagatttatggagatgctgatttccttttccagcaggactttagcacatGCCCACAGTGAAAAAACCACTTCCAAGatccaaatacacacacataaaaagaaaacaagtgtaACGTCACGTGTCAGCTAAAGAGGCGCACGACGATGAATAGAACAAATGAaagtcttttattaatattcCACAGTTGAATTCCAGGAGAAAGGAGTAGCAAAAAACGTGGTTAActcaatagcagacaaagagtggagggagaacacaggctttaaataacCAATGTAATcaaaggggaaacagaaacaggtgaggagctaATTAACCAATAAGGGAACTAaagaaactaggtcaaacaTGTGACATAACACCCCCTCACGGAATGGCACGTCCCCACGCCGACAAATATAGtccaacagaggagggagggtgggggttctGGAGGTGGGCGTGGAGCAAGAGGAGGGCAGGCAATGGGAAAGGGGCAAAACCAAAAGTCAGTCCAAGGGGGAGTGGAGGGTGGGAGGAGCCTGAAGCAGGAGAAGCCAGGTGGTTATCCAGAGGCCAGCCAGGATGGCGGCCCATGGTGGAGTTGACggtgggaggagccatggtggagaatGGGCCGACGACACCAGGGGGCCAACTGACGGAGACTGCACTGCTGGAGAAGGAGACCCAGGTGGAACGGGGCAGGCGGAGAGCCGGGGTGGAactgaggatccggagggccaaggcgAAGCTGAAGGCTCAAGCGACTGTGGCGGAGGCGGGGATCCGGAAGACCACGGTGGAGCCGGTGCGACTGAGGATGcaggtggagccggagggaaggaggagcctgacagagccggagggatggagtgacgaggcaaagccagaggagtggagtcctgatggcggatggtcgacgactgaccaaggtggagccggagcCAGTGGGAGCCAATGGGTCGGAGGACCGAGGTGTAGTCGAGGGCTCGGAGGCTGGGAGTGGAGACAGGGGATCCGCACGTCTGGGCAGAGCTGGAGACTGGAAGTCCCGAGGCGGCAGAGCAGAGCGCATGGCAGGcgctgactgagggtgagctgaaggactgacaggcatcagcggaGCTGGAGGCGAGGAACTGGCTGGCTTGAGAGGAggcgggagagggaggctgggagggaacacaggagattcagggctggacggaaccagcggagacgcaggagattCGGGAGCACAGGTCAATTAGGTCCATCTGGAAGATGTCCTTCCGTTCCTCTTCATAACATCCAGAAACCAGTTGTAGCTCACCCTCAGTTGTAGGAGTGTGGCCGGGGGCTTCCCTCCAGGTCCTCGAGCACCACTAAGACTCCCTCGACGACGGACGATGTTGCCGGCTCATGCACTTGGTCAGTGGATGGTAGAGGCTCAGTCGCAgcgggctcaggctctccgtctgAAGTGGGCTCAGGCAGTATCTCCGTAGATCGGGGTGACGGCTGGCTGGTCTCTGGTTCAGGAGTGGGGCTGGAGTCGTCCTCGGCAGGGCAGACAGAGAAAAACAGTCCATTATtctccagcacccactccacacaaGCGGCGAAATCCTCTTTGGGACCGTTCGCTGGCAGGCCAGATCGAGAAAGTCCCTTGTATGGTCCTCCAGTGAACGGTCCATCTGCTTCAGGCATAGGAGTTGGACGGCGGGCAGATCCATTCCGGGAgaggacagaaaaaaataaaaaataaacaaagaaaaatgccGCTTAATTATTCACTGTTTCGGTCTGCTATTCTGTAACGTTACGTGTCAGCTAAAGAGGCACACGACGATGAATAGAACAAATGAAagtcttttattaataatccacAGTAGAATTCCAGGAGAAAGGAGTAGCAAAACACATGTGGTTAActcaatagcagacaaagagtggagggagaacacaggctttaaataacCAATGTAATcaaaggggaaacagaaacaggtgaggagctaATTAACCAATAAAGGAACTAaagaaactaggtcaaacaTGTGACAACAAGTagacagaatagaaaaagaatatagaaagctagtgttagatttttattttttaagaaaaacaagCAGTTGGAAAactaatagagagtgcaagtgaTAGAAggtcaagtgtttttttttgtttgttttttttaataacagcatttacagaaaattatgctttgttttttatttgtatttttttagtaactttagATCTTGCGATTTGGGTAGCGTTTCCCAAAAGTATCCTAGGTATTTAAGTCTAAATTTAACATAAAAACCATTGTCACCTATGGCTGCTATGTTCAACTTAGGCTTTACTTTTGCTTCTCTCTTGTTAGACAATATCTGTCTATTGGTCTTGATAATGTAATCTATTCTTTTTgtgcatataaaaataatatggcTGTAATCATGTAACATTAATCACACTTTACAAGAAACCttcatgctttttatttttccatgttTTGTTTCACAGGCAGATAAAACCATAGAGCAATACAATGAGGGGAGCATCGTCTGTGCTTTCTTTTTATCTTAACAACATTTCAGCATTTTTAATAAACGCCCTGAAATGTTAATGTAATGTCAAATTAAGCTAGCCTACTGTCAATTGCGTTAACTACTTCTGAAGGTATAGTTACAGTATTAGTTATAGTTACAGTACAGTATTAAGATGGCACGAGGCAaattagaaatacttttgtctaactaaatgttttaaattgtagGCCTACTTTAAAAATCACTTTATAAAACTACAAGAGGCAAATGTTTGATAAAACATGTTTATAGCAGTAGCCTAAATAATGGCATATAGTCATGAATCAAATTAGACCATTAAAGCgtttcatcaaaaatgttcTAATCATGCTGACAAGAACTCTTCATAGTTCAAAAGGGTAGGTTTAACAtagatctgattttttttttaaatgcattaactcCTGAGGTGCTAAATAGTTGATCACCTGGAAGTTATTTACAGATTTAAATTAACAtgctgccaaaaaaaaaaaaaaaaaaccttatcaAACTTGGAAAACATGGCAGCATCAGTTTTCATCTCCCGTAAATTACTTTCATAACACTTTTTCAAGACCCTTCACATTCCATTCCATGTTGTTCTTTTAGTCAAAAATTCCATCACAAGGTGAATAAATGTGGTGGTACTCCTTGCACTTCAAAAAACTTGCTGCATTGGCTTCTTAtatctccaaaaaaaaaaaaaaaaaaaaaagatagttcCATGCTATTGTTTTGTTAGTTAATATAAACTGAGCTTTTACATCACAAGTGATGTGTTATAGTTGTACTAATTGATGTTTCATTGCTGGTGCTGTTTAGATCAAATGATGCTGGAAGCCTTACATCTTATTCACAACTTCCCCTATATGATCAGGAAACGAAAGTagtgattcatatttttgtctCGTATTTTGACACATCTATGTGCAACGGATTGTCGGGAAATTGTACATCTGtaacaaacaacaactgttgGACAGGGACTTGGTTCTGTCAGCTGCTGTTGACGGGAATTCGAGATGTGGGCGGCCGCGTTACCCTCAAATATATTTCAGACTTTTCCTGTAATTTGTCAGAATTttcacattattgtaagacacaaTACATCAgcattacttaatttttttggttaattaataatttctttcACATTAACAACTTAATTAGTTAATGCTGGTTAAtgctaaaaaatattaagtaatgctgaacagatatgttgttcattgttagttcatgttaagtaatgcattaactaacattaactaatatagccctattgtaaagtgttaccagtttgTTTTACTGCAAGTAATGATAATGCTAACataattaactaacattagATAACACAAACTTATAGTAAAGTATTACCAATAAACtctaactgaaataagcttattttattttagctagtttaggctacatttctcattttcattcagtttaacttaatgtactaattaactaaatctaaaactgaaataaaaataataaaatctatataatctatatatctataatctatatataaaatagtaataataaaaagacaaaattctAAGTTCTAATtctaaaattttaactaaaacggaaactgttaaaaatacaatgaattcaACATTTTAATAGTATCTTAGTGATACTAAATAACACTTGATTTGAGGTCATTGCATGTTAATATCTGTAATGTCTTTGTCAATTAGATGAGCACTGCTGCACGCATTATGTCCAGAGTTAGACTCTCCATAACAAAATGACCAGCTACAGAGGACAAGAAGCAATTAAATTATGACAgtctttaaattaatataaatgattaaattatactTCTTTCTCAATTGGAGACcacttataaaataataataataagataagaatatgttttaaaaattggTCTTGCTGTTGCTGaacattttgtgttttctttgcaATGTAAATCTCAGCAACTCTCCAACATGCATGTAGCCTACTTTAAATAGTCACTGAATTCCATTCGACTTCTGTGAAAATCATCTGGAGGGGGTGGGTTCTGCTAACAATAGGCTACTTATGATGATGAACATCTGTTGGTTTTCAGTCTTTTCACAGTTCTCTTTTCACCTTCCACATGGCACATGTGTGATATGTGATAGGAACGcgttagagagtcagactcaTAACCCAAAGTTTgcggtggggggagtgaatgtacagcgctctcttccaccctcaataccatgactgggTGGAGACCCTTGTGCAAGGCACCGGACCCCaaatttaaaagacattttgaacATGTAATGCATGTTAGTATACATGTTACTATAACATGTTTAATGttactattttaatgtttatgcaaacaaaaagtgcatagtgctgctaattt
This portion of the Onychostoma macrolepis isolate SWU-2019 chromosome 02, ASM1243209v1, whole genome shotgun sequence genome encodes:
- the LOC131528774 gene encoding macrophage mannose receptor 1-like, which codes for MHGSLFVLLVLSGLFWSSSALSRQYHYINASMSWPEAQSFCRERFTDLATVDSIADVNRLVNIVDAGYNGSVWIGLKKGTQKRWGWSNGDAFGQYSNWASGEPQSANDCAMISVIIWRSYGCSYSTRFSCYNGDTGHLRIDLSKNWTDAQNYCRMYHTDLSTMHNREDSSRVHKLAIYPEVMWVGLFQDSWEWSDNCSRFFRYWAAGQPSKSSGSGDCVGMSRNNSGKWTQHRCDLRQPFVCHGGELLPYIYHYINASMSWPEAQSYCRERFTDLATVDSIADVNRLVNIVDAGYNGSVWIGLKKGTQKRWGWSNGDAFGQYSNWLSESTGHLRIDLSMNWTDAQSYCRMHHTDLSTMHNREDSSRVHKLVIYPEIIWFGLFQDSWEWSDNCSRFFRYWAAGQPSQSSGSGDCVGMSRNNSGKWAQHSCDLRQPFVCHGDEKFARKQTVKLKLSCNGKCALNDRSVQTAILNEISEKLKSMGLGNDSKISWRRVEGEEVFHEEINRMPNSNNICRGP